The Solenopsis invicta isolate M01_SB chromosome 12, UNIL_Sinv_3.0, whole genome shotgun sequence genome window below encodes:
- the LOC113005994 gene encoding enhancer of rudimentary homolog → MATTPESFVDERIQVILIFWQEREQKCTSYSTLTECIESICNNFDIYLVENNSMCHSIAYSLQDLIDFIQIKLSAMYCLIYEAEFGGFHCYDKLWIINKIYQYFCKEVGLA, encoded by the exons ATGGCGACAACACCCGAATCATTTGTGGACGAAAGA ATTCAGGTTATATTAATCTTTTGGCAGGAAAGAGAACAAAAATGTACTTCTTACAGCACTTTAACCGAATGCATTGAAA GtatatgtaacaattttgatatatatttagttGAGAATAATTCAATGTGCCACTCTATTGCATATAGTTTACAggatttaatagattttattcaaattaaattatctgcTATGTATTGTTTGATATATGAGGCAGAATTTGGAGGATTTCATTGTTATGACAAATTATGGATCATCAACAAAATATACCAATATTTTTGCAAGGAAGTAGGGCTTGCATGA